ACGTCATGGGCATCCAGGACGACTCCATCGACGTGGTGGGCTCCGACGTCACGCAGGTCACGCTCGACCTCATCGCCAGGATGCAGGACGAGGAGGAGGGCGACTCGCTCACCATCCTCGCCGGACAGGACATGGACGACGCCGCCTTCGAGGCGCTCGTCTCTGCCATCGAGGAGGCCCAGCCCGACCTCGAGGTCGACCCGCATCGCGGCGAGCAGCCCCTCTACCCCGTGATCTTCTCGATCGAGTAGGCCGTGGGGGAGCGCCCCGCCATCGCGTCAGCCGCAGAGAGGGTGCAGAGAACCTGCGCCCTCTCTGACTCTGTGGCGCGCCTGCGCTACGTGAGGGGCACCCGCGAGGCGGCGCTCGCGCGCCTGGGCATCCGTCGCGTGCGCGACCTGCTCCTGCACGTGCCCCATCGCTATCTCGACTTCACGCACGTCGAGAAGATCGCGCATGCCGACGTCGGCACCGACGCCACCGTCGTGGCCACGGTCGACCGCGTGGTGCTCAAGCGGCCCCGGCCGCGGCTGCAGATCGTCGAGCTCTCGGTGGTCGACGACACGGGCGTCCTTCTCGCCACGTTCTTCCGGCAGCCGTGGGTCGCCGAGCAGGTGCACGAGGGCGACGTGGTCGCGCTCTCCGGGAAGGTCACCTTCGGCTACGGGTTCAAGCAGATGAAGGCCCCCTTCTACGAGGTCGTGACGGGGGAGGGGGGCGCCGGGGGCTATGCCCGGGTGCTGCCCGTCCACCCGGTGACCGAGGGGGTCAGCGCGAGCTGGATGCGCAGGATCGTGGCGTCGGCGCTCGCCGACGCGGGAGACGTGTGCGACTGGCTGCCCGCGCGCCTCGCGGCCAAGCGCGGCCTCATGACGCTCGGCCGGGCCCTGCGCGACGTGCACTTCCCGCGCTCGGTTGCCTGCGCCGGGCGCGCGCGGCGCAGGCTCGCCTACGACGAGCTGCTCTGCCTGCAGCTCGCGCTGCTCTCGCGCCGCCAGATCGAGCTGGCGGGCGCCGAGCCGTGCTCCCACGTGACGGACGGGCCGCACGTGGGCGCGCTCCTCGCCGCGCTGCCCTTCACCCTCACCGAGGAGCAGCGCGCGGCGGCGGACGAGATCCTCGCCGACATGGCCGCCCCGCGCGTCATGAACCGGCTGCTCCTGGGAGACGTCGGCACCGGCAAGACGGCCGTCGCCGCCGTGGCGATCGCGGCCGTGGCCGACACCGGCACCCAGGCGGCCGTCATGGCGCCCACCTCCGTGCTCGCCCGCCAGTACGCCGACAAGCTCGGCCCCGTGCTCGACGCCGCGCGCGTGAGCTGGGCGCTCGTCACCGGCTCGACGCCCGCGCCCGACCGCTCCCGGATCGAGCGGGCGGCCGCCGCCGGCGAGCTCACGGTCGTCTTTGGGACGACGGCGCTGCTCTCCGAGGACCTCGAGTTCTCCGCGCTCACGCTGGTCGTCATCGACGAGCAGCATCGCTTCGGCGTCGACCAGCGCGCCGCGCTGCGCCGCAAGGGCGCCGGCGCGGACCTGCTCGCCATGACCGCGACGCCCATCCCGCGCACGCTCGCCCTCTCGCTCTACGGCGACGTGGACCTCTCGCGCATCCGCCGCCGCCCGCGCGCCGGGGCGGGCGTGACCACGCGCGTCATCTCGCCCACCAACCTCGACCTCGCCTGGGGGGCGATCCGCGACGCCACGGCGGCGGGACGGCAGGCCTACGTGGTCTGCCCGCTCGTCGACGACGAGGACGACGGCTCGGCCCTCGACGACGTGCCCGAGCCGCTGCGCGGGTCCGCGGAGCGGCCGCGCGCGGCGGTCCCCACCCTAGAGGAGCTGCGCGTCCAGGTCCTGCCGGGCGTCTCCTGCGACCTCCTCCACGGGCGGATGTCGGCGGCCGAGAAGGACCGGGCCATGGAGCGCTTCCGCAAGGGCGAGACCCAGGTGCTCGTGACCACCACGGTCGTGGAGGTGGGGGTGGACGTGCCGAACGCCACGGTCATGGTCGTCCTCGACGCCGACCGGTTTGGCCTGGCCACCCTCCACCAGCTCCGGGGCCGCGTCGGTCGCGGCGACGTGGCGGGGACGGTGTTCCTCTCCTGCGCGGCGAGGCGCGACAGCCGCGCGCGCGAGCGCCTCGCGGCGCTCGAGGCGACCTCGGACGGCTTCGAGCTCGCCGAGCTCGACCTGCGTCTGCGCCATGAGGGCGAGGTCCTGGGGTATCGTCAGAGCGGTGGCGTCTCGCTCGAGGTCTCCGACCTCGACGCCGACCGCGACCTCGTGGAGTGGGCGCACGCCGACGCCCGGGAGATCGCGGACGCCGACCCGCGCCTCGTCGCCCCCGCGCACCGCGCGATGGCGCTCGAGGTGCGCGACAGGTTCGGGGCCTACTTCGAGGAGCTGGAGCGAGCATGAGGATCGTCGGCGGAAAGTGGCGGGGGCGCAGAATCGAGGCGCCGGAGGGGCGTGCCGTGACGCGGCCGACGACCGACCGCATGCGCGAGAGCATGGCGTCGCAGATCCTCTCGGCCTGCGGGCTCGACCTCTCGGGCCGCTCGGTGCTCGACGCCTTCGCCGGGTCGGGCGCGATGGGGCTGGAGCTGGTCTCGCGCGGGGCCGCGCGGGCGACCTTCGTGGACCGCGACCGTCGCGCCGTGGCGCGCCTCCGGCGCACCGCAGCCTCGCTCGGGGCGGCCGACGGGGAGGTCGCGGCGCTCGCGGGCGACGTGTTCTCGCTCGCCCCCCGCGGGCTGCCCGGGGCCCCGTTCGACGTCGTGTTCCTCGACCCCCCCTACGCGCTCTCGGCCGAGCGGGTGTCGTCGCTCGTGGACGTGCTCGCGCGCGGCGGTCAGCTCGCCCCGGGCGCCGTGGTAGTCTACGAGCACGCCGCCGATGCCCCCGGCCTCGACTGCGACGCCCTGGGCCCCGCCCGCTCCAGGACGCACGGGATCACGGCGGTCGACCTCATGGTCGCGCGCACGGAAGGGGACACCCAATGAGCACCGATACCATCACCCACGTCGTCGTCCCGGGCACCTTCGACCCGGTGACGCTCGGCCACATCGACGTCATCCGCCGGACGCGCCGGCTCTTTCCGCGCGTGACCGTCGCGGTGGCGGCCTCCGCCAACAAGCACGGCCGCGGCACCACCTTCACGCTCGACGAGCGCGTCGAGATGATCCGCGAGGCCCTCGTCTGCGAGGGGCTGCCCGACGACATCGAGGTCGCGCCCTTCACCGGGCTTCTCGTCAGCTTTGCGCGGGAGCTCGGCGCCGGAGGCGTGGTCAAGGGACTGCGCGCCATGACCGACTTCGAGTACGAGCTCCAGCAGGCCGACCTCAACAGCCATCTGTCGCCGGACCTCGAGAGCGTCTTCGTCATGTCGAGCCCGCAGTACGGCTACGTGTCGTCCTCGATCGTGCGAGAGATCGCGTCGCTGGGCTCCGACGTGAGCACGCTCGTGCCCGCCAACGTCAACGCGCGCCTGCTCGAGCGCTACGGGCGGTAGGGCGCGCGGACGGCTGCCTCCGCCGCCTGCCGCGGGCCGCGAATGGACGTTTTTCTCGACAAAACCGTCCACTTGCGGCCCGTCCTTCTCCGCCCATCCGACTACGGGCCGCGGATGGACGCTTCGGCTGCGAGAACCGTCTATCTACGGCCCGCGGCGCCGGGGGGACTCCACGGCTCATGGGTGGGCCTTGGCAGGGAAGACGAGAAGGACACCGAAGGCGGGCCGCGGTCGCCGACGCGAAACCGCCACAACCTGCGGTGTTCCCCGCCCCCTGCGGCGCACCTCACGCGCAATCTGCTACTATGGCCTTTGATGGAGCCTCTGCGCCCACCGCCGATGAGTCACGCGAAAGGAACCATAGATGCAGCCAGGTGAGGAAATCGAGAGCTTGGTGGACGAGCTCGAGCAGATCGTCAACGAGGCAAAGTCCCCGCTCATGGACAACGGCCAGAAGAAGATCGTGGACGCCCAGGACGTCTACGAGATCCTCGACGAGATTCGCCGGGTCTTCCCGCAGGAGTTCTCCGACGCGCGTCGCATCCTCAAGGAGGAGCAGGAGATGCTCGACCGCGCGCAGCAGCAGGCCAACTCGATCATCGCCGACGCCCAGCAGCAGGCGATGATCCTCGCCGGCGACCAGGAGGTCGTGCGCCTCGCCCAGCAGCAGGCGGACGGCATCCGCGACCAGGCCGCCCAGTACGAGCGCGACACCCGCTACAACGCCGAGGAGTACGCCGACACCGTGCTCGCCCACCTCGAGGAGAACCTCAAGAGCCTCACGAGCTCGGTCTCGCGCGTCCGCCAGACCCTCGACGAGAACTCCGGCCCGCGCAACACCACCAACAACGTGCCCTGGTAGGCGCCGCCATGGAGCCCATGCCCTTCGCCCTGGACGAGCGCCTCGCGAACGCGGGCGACACCTGCCCGCTCGTCGGTCACCTCGACGAGCGCTCCTACGAGCTCGGCGACCACGAGTTCGAGCTGCCCGACGGCCTCGACTACGACCTCGTCCTCACCAACGCTGGCGAGGGCATCCTCGCGACGGGAATCGTCCGCGCCCACGTGGTGGGCACGTGCGACCGCTGCCTCGACCCCGCCGAGTTCGACGTCGCCGGCGAGGTGGACGGCTACTATCTCTTCCACGAGCCCGAGCGTCTCGCGGAGGACGAGGACGAGGCGGACTACGAGCTCGTCTCGCCCGACAACACGATCGACCTCTCCGCGTCGCTCGTCTCGGCCCTCGTGATGGACACCCCGTTCGTCGTGCTGTGCCGCGACGACTGCCGTGGGCTCTGCCCGGTCTGCGGCGCCAACCTCAACGAGGGGGACTGCGGGCACGCGGCCGAGCTCGAGGCCCGGCGCGAGGCGGAGCGCCTCGAGTCGTCGCCCTTCTCGGCGCTCGCCGGGCTCGACCTCGGCACGGGGGACGGGCACGGTTCCGTCGAGGAGTGAAGAATTGCTGAGCACGTGCCCTTTTCGCGGACTCGTGCTATAGTGTCTCCTTGCGTGAATTGGTAATGAGCGCCTCCGTGGGCGAGCGGCGGGCGCCTTCGTGACAAGAGAGGTTTGTGACATGGCAGTACCCAAGCAGAAGAAGGGCCGCGGCGCCACCCACTCCCGTCGTTCGGCCAACAGCAAGCTCGCGGCTCCGGCCCGCTCCGTGTGCCCGCAGTGCGGCGCCCCCAAGCTCCCGCACCACGTGTGCCCCAACTGCGGCCACTACAAGGACCGCGAGGTCATCGTCACCGAGTAGCTTCTCGGCACAGCATGGCGAGCCTGGCCGACTCCCGTTGCGGGAGTCGGCCTTTTTTGCCCGCGTCGCCCTTCTCGTTCTTCTCGTCTTTCTCGCCCTTCTCACCCGTCCTGCGAGCAGTTCGATTAGCATGCAGAATCCGGTTTCCTTCTCTATATCTCCAGGTGGAAAAACGGGGAAAGTCGAACTTTGCTTGTTAATTTGCGTGAGGCGCCCGCCTCGGTGCCCCGAGCCGTCACAGAAGCGACGGTCGGACGAGAAGGACGTGGCATAATGGAGCGCGGAGAAGAACGTGCGAAGGGGGAGACATGACCACCATCTGCGTAGACGTCATGGGCGCCGACAAGGAGCCCGAGGTCCTGCTCGAGGGCGTGGCCCAGGCGCTCGCCGACGACCCTGGACTCGAGGTGCTCGTCGCCGGGTCGGCCGAGGTGGTCGAGCCCTTCGCCGCCTCCCATGACCGTGCTCGCGCCCTCGTGACGACCGAGGTCATCGCGATGTCGGAGCATCCTGCGAACGCCGTTCGCCAGAAGAAGGACGCGAGCATCGTGCGCGCTGCCGCCGCCGTGCGCGCCGGCGACGCGGACGGGCTCTTCTCCGCCGGCTCCACCGGCGCTGTGCTCACCGCCGCCACCTTTGGCGTCGGGCGCATCAGGGGCATCAAGCGCCCTGCGCTCTCCCTGCCGTTCCCGGGGATCTCGGGGCGCCCCACGGTGTTTCTCGACATGGGGGCCAACGCTGACGTCAAGCCAGACGTGCTCGTGCAGTTTGCCCACATGGGCCGCGCCTACTCACGCGCCATCCTGGGCGTCGCCGAGCCGCGCGTGGGCCTGCTCTGCAACGGCTCCGAGGACACCAAGGGCTCGGAGATGGCGCTCGCCTACCATGCCGCGCTCGAGGCCGGCGACTGCGGCTTCGCGGGCAACGCGGAGGGCACGGACCTGCTCGCCGGAACCTTCGACGTGATCGTCGCCGACGGCTTCACCGGCAACGTTGCCCTCAAGTCGCTCGAGGGCACGGGAAAGTTCGTCATCAAGCGCCTCAAGGCCGCGATGGAGGCGTCGCTCGCCAACAAGATCGGCATGGCGCTGCTCGCCTCCTCGCTCAAGTCGCTCGCCGCCGAGATGTCCGGCGACGAGTACGGCGGCGCCATTCTGCTCGGGCTTCGCGCGCCGGTGGTCAAGGGGCATGGGGCCACGAGCGCGCAGGCCGTGCGCAAGGGGACGCTCGCCGCCGCGGCGGCCGTGCGCGCCGGGCTCTGCGACAAGATCGCCGCGGCGTGCGATATAGCTGGATGATGCAAAGGGAACGCACCCTTCCGGCGTCGGCCGGGGTAGAATCGAAGAAAGCCGGACAAGGAGGAACCATGGACCGTGACGCAATTCTCGCCAAGGTCATCGAGGTCGTCGAGGACACGCTCTCGCTCGGCGACGACGTGACGCTCGACGAGGCCACCAACCTGAAGGAGCTCGGCGCCGACTCGTTCGACCTGCTCGAGCTCGTGACCGCCCTCGAGGACGAGTTCTCCATGACCTTCGAGGACGACGCGGTGCGCACGATCGCCACCGTCGGCCAGGTGGTCGACGCCATCTCCGCAGCACAGTAGGCGGGGGTCCGATCGTTGAAGATGCAGGCGAGGGTGGCCGAGGCCGAGCGGGTCTGCGGCCACCACTTTGAGAACCAGGACCTCATCGTCTCCGCCCTCACGCACCCCTCGGCCTCCGAGGGGCGCCCGGTCTCGGCATCCTACGAGCGCCTCGAGTTCCTCGGTGACTCCATCCTCGGCGCCATCGTCGCGACCGACCTCTTCGAGCGGTTTCCCGAGATGGACGAGGGCGCGCTCACGCAGGCCAAGATCAGCCTCGTCTCGGGCAAGATGCTCTCGAGCGTTGCCGGCCGCCTGGGCCTGGCGCCGCTCATCGTGATGGGGGAGTCCGAGCGCGGCACCGGCGACCGCGGCATGCACTCGGCCCTCGAGAACGTCTACGAGGCGCTCGTGGGCGCCCTCTACCTCGACGCGGGCTACGCGGCGACGCACGCGTTCGTGGCGGCCACGCTCGGCCCCGAGGTCTCCCCCGCGCTGGCCGAGAAGCCCATCAGCCCCAAGTCGCGCCTCCAGGAGATCACCCAGCGCGACCTTCACTGCGGCCCCGAGTACAGGCTCGTCTCCGAGGAGGGGCCGGCGCACGACCCCACGTTCACCTCCGTCGTCCTCGTGGAGGGCAGGCGGATCGGGCGCGGCACGGGCTCCTCGAAGAAGTCCTCGGAGAGCGCCGCCGCCGTCGACGCCCTCGTGCGCCTCGGCTATGCCGACGAGGGAGACTTCGACGGCTCGGGAACCACCAACTAGCGCGCGAGAAGGACGTGGAAGTTGTACCTTAAGTCGCTGACACTCAAGGGGTTCAAGTCCTTCGCGGACCGCACCCACATGGTCTTCGACCCGGGCCTCACCGTGGTCGTGGGCCCCAACGGCTCCGGCAAGTCGAACGTCTCCGACGCGATTCTGTGGGTGCTGGGCGAGCAGAGCGCCAAGCAGCTCCGCGGCCAGGCGATGGAGGACGTCATCTTCTCGGGCTCGTCGGCACGCTCGGCGGTGGGCGTCGCCGAGGTCACGCTCGTGCTCGACAACTCCGACCACACGCTTCCCATCGACTTCGCCGAGGTGGGAATCACGCGGCGGATGTATCGCTCGGGGGAGTCCGAGTACCTGATCAACGGGGCGCCGAGCCGGCTCATGGACGTGCAGGACATCCTCCACGACTCGGGCCTGGGCAAGGACACCCACTCGATCATCTCGCAGGGCAAGCTCGACTCGATCCTCTCGAGCCGCCCCGAGGAGCGCCGCGCGCTGATCGAGGAGGCGGCAGACATATCCAAGCACCGCCGTCGCAAGGAGCGCAGCCAGCGGAAGCTCGTCTCCATGGACGAGAACCTCGCGCGCGCCAAGATGCTCTCCCGCGAGATCGCGCGCCAGCTGCGCCCGCTCGAGCGGCAGGTCGACAAGGCCCAGCGGGCCCGGCAGCTCGAGGACGAGCTCAAGGAGCTCGAGGTGACGCTCGCCGTGGACGACCTGAGGCGGCTGCAGCAGGACTACGCGCGCCTCGAGGCGCGCGGCAGGGAGGCCGACGCCGCCTGCGAGCTCGCGCAGTATCGCCTGGACGAGAAGAGCGCCGAGCTCGAGAAGCTCCAGTCGCTGCTCGAGCAGAAGGGGCTGTTCGTGGGCGACCTCGGCGAGCAGCGCCGTCGCATGCAGGACCTCCTCGGCAGGATGGACGCGGACATGCGCCTTCTCGAGGAGAAGGGCAAGAACATGGTCTCGCGCCTCTCCGACATGCGCATGCAGCTCTCGACGATGGAGAAGCAGCGCTCCGACGCCGCCGAGGAGCACGAGGGCGTGGCCGGAGAGCTCTCGGACGCCCGCGTGCGCGAGGCGAGCCTGCGCGAGTCCCTCGAGGCGCTCTCCCGTGCCGCGCGCGAGGCGAGCGAGCGCCGCCGCGCCGTCGACGAGGAGCTCGCCGGCATCACCGCCGAGGAGCGCGCCGCGCGCACCGAGGCGGACCGCGAGACGCTCGCCTATGCCAAGCTCGAGGACCAGATCAGCAACGCCGAGGTGGAGGACCAGATGTTCGCCTCCCGCCTCGCGCAGCTCGAGGAGACGGCGCGCACGGCCGAGGAGGCCATCGCCGAGCGCGACCGGCGCGTCGAGGGGCTCGAGGGGGAGCTCTCCGAGGAGCGCCGCCGCGAGTCCGCCCTCGTCGCCTCCGTGACGGGCCTCACCACGGCGCTCGAGTCGGCCCGCGCCGAGCACACCGTGGCCCAGCGCGAGCTCTCGTCCGCCGCGGCCACCCTCGACGCGCTGAGGGCGGTGGACTCGGACGTGGAGTCGGCCACGCCGCTCGTCGCCGCGCTCGCCTCCGACGAGGCTCGCGTCAGGTGCCGCCTCGCCGACCTCGTCGACGCCGACTCGGAGGTCGAGTCGCTCGTGGAGCGGCTCCTGGGCGACGACCTCGCCGCCCTCGTCGTCGGCGGCTCGGATGACGTCGCCGCCCTCGCGCGCCGGGCGCTCTCGCTCACCGACCGCGAGGGCCGCGCCGCGCTCGTCGCGTCCGCACCCGCCGTCGCGCCCTCGCCCTCGGACGCCCCGGGCACCCCCCTCGTCTCGCGCCTGCGCGTCTCTGACGAGGCCAGGCCGCTGCTCGAGGCCCTTCTCGGGGGCGTGCGCATCGTCGCCGACGCCGACGAGGCCATCCGCTCTCACGAGGCGGCCCCGGAGGCGGTCTACGTCACCCTCGACGGGGTCGTCGCGCTGCCCGACGGCCGCGTCCACGTCGGGACCGCCCCCTCCGGCGAGGCGGGCGCGCTCGAGCGCAAGCGTCGCATCCGCGAGCTGGAGGCCGGCATGGGGGCGCTCGAGGAGCGCCTCGCCGCTGCCGTCGACGCCGTCGCCGAGGCGGAGGAGCGCCTCGCGGGGGCGCGCGAGGAGTCCGCCGCGGCGAAGGGGGAGATCGCCCGGCTCCAGGCGGAGATCTCCTCGACGACGGCCGAGCGCGGTCGCCTGGAGGCGCAACTCGCGGGCGCCGCGTCCGAGCGCGCCCAGGTGACCAAGAGGCGCGAGGCGTCCGCCGAGCGGGCCACCGCCGCGCGGGCGCAGATCGAGGAGCACAGGTCCGCCGCCCGCGCCGCGCGCGAGCTGGCCGACGAGCTCGCGGGTCGCCTCGCCGAGCGCACCGCGGAGCACGAGGAGGCGGTGCGCGCCCAGGGCAAGGCGTCCAAGGAGCTCTCTGACGGGCGGCTCGAGCTCGCCATGACGAGCGAGCGCCGCGCCGGCCTCGAGCGCCGCGACCGCGAGCTCTCCGCCCGCGTCGCCGAGCTCGACGCACGCATCGACGCCACCCGTCGCTCTTCTCGCTCGCTCGAGGTCGTCCGCCTGCGCGTCGACCCGCTGCACGACCGCTACGACGCCATCCGCGAGCGCGCCCTGGAGTGGGCGGCGCGCCTGAAGGACCGCGCCTCGCTCGCCGAGGCGGACTCCGACTCGCTCAAGCGCACGATCGGCGATGCACGCGAGGCGGTGAGCGCGGCATCCGCCGAGCTCGAGGGGGCCCGCTCCGCGGCGACCGCCGTCAAGGTGGACCTCGGCAAGCTCGAGGTCCAGGTCCAGGGTGCCGTGAACGCCATCGTTGCCACGGGAGCCGTGCTCGACGAGGCGCTCGAGTGCCCGCCGCCCGAGGACAGGGAGGCGGCGGAGCGCCGCGCCGACTCCCTTCGCTCCCAGATCGAGTCCATCGGCCCGGTCAACGCCGTCGCGATGGACGAGTACCTGCGTCTCAAGGAGCGCTTCGACTACATCGACGAGCAGGTCCACGACCTCGAGGACGCCCGCGTGTCCCTGCGCAAGATCACCGCGGCCATCGACCGCAAGATGCGCAACCGGTTCCTCACCGTGTTCGAGCGCGTGAACGCCAACTTCTCGGAGATATTCGCGCTGCTGTTCCCGGGCGGCCAGGCGCACATCGAGATGACGGACCCCGACAACCCCTCGGAGACCGGTATCGAGATCGTCGCCCAGCCGCGCGGCAAGCGGCTCTCCAAGATGATGCTCATGAGCGGCGGGGAGAAGTCGCTCACGGCGCTGGCGCTGCTGTTCGCCGTCTACAAGGTGCGCACGGTACCGTTCTACGTCTTCGACGAGGTCGAGGCCGCGCTCGACGACTCGAACCTCTCCAAGCTGCTCGACGCAATCGAGCGGCTCAAGGCAACGACGCAGCTCATCGTGATCTCCCACCAGCGGCGCACGATGGAGCAGGCCGACGTGCTCTACGGCGTCTCCATGCAGGCGGACGGCGTGAGCCGCGTGGTGTCCCAGCGACTCGACCAAGAGACCGGAAAGGTGGTTGATGCGTAGCATGGGTCTTCTCGACAGCCTGAGGGCGGGCCTCCAGCGGTCCCGCGAGGCAATCAACGAGATCTTCTACATGGGCGGCGAGGTCGGCGAGGACTTCTGGGAGGACCTCGAGGACACCCTCGTCATGGGCGACATGGGGGCGGAGGTCGCGATGCGCGTGACCGACGACCTGCGCGAGCAGGCTGCGCGCGAGAACCTCACCCGTGCCGACCAGCTGCGCGACGCGCTTGCGAGGCGCCTCGCGGCAGAGTTCCCGGCCGCCGCGCGCGACCCCTTCACCGACCTTCCGAGCTGCGTGCTGTTCGTCGGCATCAACGGGGCGGGCAAGACGACCACGGTCGGCAAGCTCGCCGGCCGCGCTCGCGAGTCCGGCGTCTCCTGCCTCATCGGCGGGGCAGACACGTTCCGCGCGGCCGCCATCGAGCAGCTCGAGGTCTGGGGCTCAAGGGCGGGCGTTGACGTCGTCACGCGCGAGCGCGGCGCCGACCCGGCGAGCGTGTGCTACGAGGTCGTGGACGAGGCCGAGCGACGCGGCAGCGAGCTCGTCCTGATCGACACGGCAGGGCGCCTGCACACCTCCGCCGACCTCATGCGCGAGCTCGCCAAGGTCGTGAACGTCACCCGGAAGCGCTCGTCGCTGCCCGTTGCCGTGGTGCTCGTCATCGACGCCACCACCGGCCAGAACGGCCTGAACCAGGCCCGCGAGTTCAACGACGCCCTCGAGCTCGACGGCCTCATCGTCACCAAGCTCGACGGCACCGCCAAGGGCGGCATCGCCCTCGCCATCTCCAGCCAGCTGGGGCTGCCCATCTATCGCATCGGCGTGGGCGAGTCCCTCGACGACCTCCAGACCTTCGACGCGCTCGAGTTCTGCCGGGCGCTCGTGGGTGAAGGGATGTAGCCATGTTCAACTCTCTCTCCGACCGCCTCCAGGACACCTTCGAGCGCCTGCGCGGCAAGGGACGCCTCACCGAGGACGACATCAACGTCGCGATGCGCGAGATCCGCATGGCGCTGCTCGAGGCGGACGTCAACTATCGCGTGGTGAAGGAGTTCGTCGCCCGCTGCAAGGAGAAGTGCCTCACCGCCGAGGTCCTCTCCTCGCTCTCGCCGGCGCAGAACGTGGTCAAGGTGGTGCTCGACGAGCTCACGGTCCTTCTCGGCTCCACCGACTCCCGCCTCACGCTCGCGCAGAACCGCACGCCCAACGTGATCATGCTCGTGGGCCTGCAGGGCTCGGGCAAGACTACGGCCGCCGCAAAGCTCGCCTACCTCCTCAAGTCCCAGGGCCACAGCCCGCTGCTCGCCGCGTGCGACACGCACCGGCCGGCGGCCGCTGACCAGCTCGCCACGCTCGGCGCGGAGATCGGCGTCCCCGTCTTCCGCGGAGAGGGCAAGGACGCCGTCGCCGTGGCCGAGGGGTCGATCAGGGACGCCGTCGACCGTCTGTGCGACATCGTGATCGTCGACACCGCCGGTCGACTGCAGATCGACGAGGAGATGATGGAGGAGGCCGTCGCGATCAAGCGCGCGGTGCGCCCCGACCAGATCCTCATGGTCGTCGACGCCATGACCGGCCAGGACATCGTCAACGTGGTCACGGAGTTCGCCAACCGCGTGGACTTTGACGGCGTGATCATGTCCAAGCTCGACGGCGACGCCCGTGGCGGCGGCGCGCTGTCGGTGCGCGAGGTCACCGGGAAGCCGATCAAGTTCGTCTCGATGGGGGAGAAGCCTGACTCGCTGGAGGTCTTCCACCCCGACCGCATGGCCAAGCGCATCCTGGGCATGGGCGACGTCGTGGGCATCATCGAGCAGGCGCAGAGGGTCGCCGACGAGCAGCAGGTGGCAGATGCCGAGCGGATGCTCCGCGAGGGCTTCACGATGGACGACCTCCTCGCCCAGATGCAGCAGATCCGCAAGATGGGCGGCCTGCAGAAGCTCGTCGGCATGATCCCCGGCATGGAGCGCGCGATGGCGCAGGCCCCGCAGGCCGCGAGCGACGAGCAGCTCACGCGCATCGAGGCGATCATCC
Above is a genomic segment from Olsenella timonensis containing:
- a CDS encoding RsmD family RNA methyltransferase; protein product: MRIVGGKWRGRRIEAPEGRAVTRPTTDRMRESMASQILSACGLDLSGRSVLDAFAGSGAMGLELVSRGAARATFVDRDRRAVARLRRTAASLGAADGEVAALAGDVFSLAPRGLPGAPFDVVFLDPPYALSAERVSSLVDVLARGGQLAPGAVVVYEHAADAPGLDCDALGPARSRTHGITAVDLMVARTEGDTQ
- the recG gene encoding ATP-dependent DNA helicase RecG, which translates into the protein MGERPAIASAAERVQRTCALSDSVARLRYVRGTREAALARLGIRRVRDLLLHVPHRYLDFTHVEKIAHADVGTDATVVATVDRVVLKRPRPRLQIVELSVVDDTGVLLATFFRQPWVAEQVHEGDVVALSGKVTFGYGFKQMKAPFYEVVTGEGGAGGYARVLPVHPVTEGVSASWMRRIVASALADAGDVCDWLPARLAAKRGLMTLGRALRDVHFPRSVACAGRARRRLAYDELLCLQLALLSRRQIELAGAEPCSHVTDGPHVGALLAALPFTLTEEQRAAADEILADMAAPRVMNRLLLGDVGTGKTAVAAVAIAAVADTGTQAAVMAPTSVLARQYADKLGPVLDAARVSWALVTGSTPAPDRSRIERAAAAGELTVVFGTTALLSEDLEFSALTLVVIDEQHRFGVDQRAALRRKGAGADLLAMTATPIPRTLALSLYGDVDLSRIRRRPRAGAGVTTRVISPTNLDLAWGAIRDATAAGRQAYVVCPLVDDEDDGSALDDVPEPLRGSAERPRAAVPTLEELRVQVLPGVSCDLLHGRMSAAEKDRAMERFRKGETQVLVTTTVVEVGVDVPNATVMVVLDADRFGLATLHQLRGRVGRGDVAGTVFLSCAARRDSRARERLAALEATSDGFELAELDLRLRHEGEVLGYRQSGGVSLEVSDLDADRDLVEWAHADAREIADADPRLVAPAHRAMALEVRDRFGAYFEELERA
- the rnc gene encoding ribonuclease III; the encoded protein is MQARVAEAERVCGHHFENQDLIVSALTHPSASEGRPVSASYERLEFLGDSILGAIVATDLFERFPEMDEGALTQAKISLVSGKMLSSVAGRLGLAPLIVMGESERGTGDRGMHSALENVYEALVGALYLDAGYAATHAFVAATLGPEVSPALAEKPISPKSRLQEITQRDLHCGPEYRLVSEEGPAHDPTFTSVVLVEGRRIGRGTGSSKKSSESAAAVDALVRLGYADEGDFDGSGTTN
- the rpmF gene encoding 50S ribosomal protein L32, which encodes MAVPKQKKGRGATHSRRSANSKLAAPARSVCPQCGAPKLPHHVCPNCGHYKDREVIVTE
- a CDS encoding acyl carrier protein produces the protein MDRDAILAKVIEVVEDTLSLGDDVTLDEATNLKELGADSFDLLELVTALEDEFSMTFEDDAVRTIATVGQVVDAISAAQ
- a CDS encoding DUF177 domain-containing protein, which encodes MEPMPFALDERLANAGDTCPLVGHLDERSYELGDHEFELPDGLDYDLVLTNAGEGILATGIVRAHVVGTCDRCLDPAEFDVAGEVDGYYLFHEPERLAEDEDEADYELVSPDNTIDLSASLVSALVMDTPFVVLCRDDCRGLCPVCGANLNEGDCGHAAELEARREAERLESSPFSALAGLDLGTGDGHGSVEE
- a CDS encoding ATPase, which gives rise to MQPGEEIESLVDELEQIVNEAKSPLMDNGQKKIVDAQDVYEILDEIRRVFPQEFSDARRILKEEQEMLDRAQQQANSIIADAQQQAMILAGDQEVVRLAQQQADGIRDQAAQYERDTRYNAEEYADTVLAHLEENLKSLTSSVSRVRQTLDENSGPRNTTNNVPW
- the coaD gene encoding pantetheine-phosphate adenylyltransferase, giving the protein MSTDTITHVVVPGTFDPVTLGHIDVIRRTRRLFPRVTVAVAASANKHGRGTTFTLDERVEMIREALVCEGLPDDIEVAPFTGLLVSFARELGAGGVVKGLRAMTDFEYELQQADLNSHLSPDLESVFVMSSPQYGYVSSSIVREIASLGSDVSTLVPANVNARLLERYGR
- the plsX gene encoding phosphate acyltransferase PlsX; this translates as MTTICVDVMGADKEPEVLLEGVAQALADDPGLEVLVAGSAEVVEPFAASHDRARALVTTEVIAMSEHPANAVRQKKDASIVRAAAAVRAGDADGLFSAGSTGAVLTAATFGVGRIRGIKRPALSLPFPGISGRPTVFLDMGANADVKPDVLVQFAHMGRAYSRAILGVAEPRVGLLCNGSEDTKGSEMALAYHAALEAGDCGFAGNAEGTDLLAGTFDVIVADGFTGNVALKSLEGTGKFVIKRLKAAMEASLANKIGMALLASSLKSLAAEMSGDEYGGAILLGLRAPVVKGHGATSAQAVRKGTLAAAAAVRAGLCDKIAAACDIAG